The Vigna unguiculata cultivar IT97K-499-35 chromosome 1, ASM411807v1, whole genome shotgun sequence nucleotide sequence GTTCtgtattaaacttttttatgatGCAATCCCACCTTTTCTTAATTTCAAACATTCTAAACCATGCTGTTATTTAGTAGTCTTATTAAATATCATGTACATTGCTTTAAGTCCACCATTATTGCTATATTCTTCAGTTAAGTCCTccagcaagaaaaaaaataaataaatatatatatatatatatatatatatatatattatacttattactttttatatttataaaggaCTAAATATGGAAGAGAATAATACTTTGAAAACCAAATTGATagttttctctttaatttttcttatatatttaattaatcgAAAGGTGAAGATTAATGGGCTAGAAAAttgaatagtaaaataaatagaaatgaaaatatCAAAAGTTGGAATCAAACTTTAGTAACCTCTTTTTCATGATTACCAGTGATCATATATAGGCATTCATCATATAAACCAAAAAACATTAATGGAATAAAACAGGTAGCAATTTAATTATCGAAAGCACAAAATGTCTGATGTAAACTCTAactatgtgaaaaaaaaaatacaaattagtctcttaattttataacttattgTCAAACTGGTCCTAAATATACCAATTAGGGTCAAATTGGTTCTTAAACGTTACAACTTAATGACAAAATAGTTTAACAATTCAATGGAATTcttttttgatttgattttaagtTTGTTTATGGATTAATACTTACTATaacctttttaataaattttgaaattagttagGGTAAAATCGTATTTTGATATGTGTAGCTGttttttttgaaaagatttaaaaaaaataaaaaattataagctGACATATATTACACTTAACGTCGTCAATCCTAATCGAAacgatgaaattgaaaaaaaaattaaaaaatatgacctaattaaaattttataactaaaaCAGATAATTTTGGTGTGATTAAACCTTTAATTTATCGATGTAACtgtaatttcattaaataagcACTCGTACTGATCTGAATTCTTTTAGTACTGTGTCTTTCAAAATCTCTAACATTATTTACGAATATTTATCACATTGACCTATGCATTCCACCACGCAACTCTTCCGTTCGCCTTCCTAGAAAGTTGAAAAGATCTATACGCAAATTGCTTCATTACGAAGGACATCGTAAAGATGACACCATTGAAATACGCAATCGAAAAGCCAACGGACAcatcatgaaaaaaaatgaaaattatgtgACCGTTTTATTTCACCAATCTCTGCTAATTCTCTTTGTCTTGAATCTCTCTTCATTAATGAGAGTCACGTTTTCTATATAAATACTTGAAATGCGTAGATCTCTTTCCACCAGAAgaaacatattttcaaaagaaaaaatattattgccCTAGATTCTTGGATGACCACCATGGCCCCAACTGAACCTGAAAAGCAGATTTCGTTGAAGCTTATGGTAAACAAAGAAAGGAACAAAGTAGTTTTTGCAGAGGCGGGGAAGGACTTTGTGGATGTTCTCTTTAGCTTCTTCACATTGCCTTTGGGAACTATTGTAAGGCTTGTGCGTGAGGAATCAAATATGCTGCCAATTGAAGTTGGATCACTTACCTCACTCTATCAGAGTGCGGAAAATCTAGACAAAGAGTTTCTTTGCACAGATTCATGCAAACAAATCATACTGCGACCCAAGAACTCATTGGAACGTTATTGCATGAATCTGAAGCTGAAGATCGACGACACAGAGCCCGCAGAGTACTTCGTTTGTAACAACTTACTCAGCTGTCGATTCCACGACCCTGTCTTAATAAGCATGTTCAAGAATAGAAGATGCAGATGTGGGAAAATGTTGGACAAACCCATTTCTCCTAGTACATCTTATGACGGTTTTGTCAAGGACAGTGCTACTTTTATTATCACAGACGATCTTACAGTTGAGCCAAACTCATTGAATGCATTTTTTGATATGTTCAAAAATTGTGGAATAGAAAGCATGTCTTCGGTGAATGAAATGATGGTTACCATAACCAAAACTCAGGTGAGTTTCTATGTTATTATGGTATGTGGACTAATTTGGAGTTGTGATGAGTAATATGTgctttttataacttttacagGTAATGGATCTGCTGAAGAGTTGTTTGATCTCAACAGCAACTTTGACAAGTTTGTTCTTAGAAAAACCGTATATTGAGAAGTGTAGGAAAGTTGAATTTCCTCCCTTTGATGTTAATGTAGAGGGGGGTATGAAAATCAACGTGACCATAATGCAGAGAAAATCAAACGGGAAGATAGTGTTTGCTCAAGGAAAATAAGATTTTGCAGACCTCCTTTTTGGTTTCCTGACAATTTCTTTAGGAGGAGTGGGACATTTGATGGAGGGCTTTTCTTGTATGTACCAGAGCATTGTTAATTTAGATGAAAACTATTGGACTACAAAAGATGTAAAGATAAGCTTGTTGAACCTGGTTTTGTCCCACAGTTTCTGCTAAGCAACCAGCTACTCCCACTCTACGATGACTTCGAATATTTTTGTCTCACTCACAAATATGCCAACAACTATAGTGCATCGGATCTATATCTTAGTGCCTATAATTTAACTAATATATTTCAGCTAGAAAACAGTGATTTTCGTTCAATTACAGCTGTGGATTTTGTTGATACCATATTAACGAGAGGAAATAGTAAAGGATATGTGAAAGGGCCAACAATGTACATGGCAACAGATGATTTGGTTGTGACGCCAATGTCCACAACTTCTGTTATATCCTTACTATCAACTCTCAGCATTCCCTTCAGTGACTTGGAAGAGAAAGAGGTTACCATTGGCATCAAGGAGgtaatatttttgttcaaaatttacaATATCTCTTTGTGCTTAATTTATCTGAATATTATGTCGTGTGTTGGTGCAGGGTGTTGGAATACTACAGGCATCATTGACATCAAAATCAGTCCTAACAACTGCTCTCAGCCACCTGTTAACTGAAGTTAAGCAGGAGTAATCATTGTCATAATAGTGtcattttaccttttttcttCGTAGTACTTTGAAATGTATTTGCTTACCTTAATGGTAAATTGTGTCCTTTTGCCTTTAATAGGTCGGTCCATTAtgcttttttataaaaaatatatatggacATATATTTTGAACTCACTTTTGACATTAGTGATATGGCACaacatttactttttaaatttatttattaaaaatgtttttaatgcTTGCACGTGCGACATTTCTTGGAGACAAAATTGAAATGACAAAACATTTGGCCATTGTGTTTCGCATAGAGAAGAGATACACGAGAATCCACTATGATGTTTTCGTGTTCGATATGTATTGGACACCGACACTCATACGATATTTGTAGGACATATTATGTccaattagaaatattttttttttatctttctcatgattttgatgattaaaataagGAACAAATATTATACTATCACTACTTTTCGCATATTGAatattagatagatagatagattaaATTCATTTCTATATTAGTTGACAATGTGTTAGTTGACAATTTCAAACTTAACATGTATATACAAGTTGTATCCTGCGTCCTATATTTTTTCCATTTAGTTGTATCTTCGTGTTCGTATTTGTGTCGTATCCATACCTGTTTTCGTATCCGAGCAACATAGAGAACCTATCGAGTTCGAGGGGAGTGAAAAGCAGGGGGTTTTGTTGTCGTCTATCACTTTGACGGTCGATTGTTAGTTCCCTTTTGTTTAGTGGCACACATGAACCATAACTCAAGCGTGGTTTGTTTCCAAAATGATGTTTTTTCACCTTTTTGAATCTCTATAAAAACCCACCTCAGatctagaataaaaaaaaagtttatgtgTAGCTCTCTTTCCTTTAGTCTATCAAAAcatgatttttcttatttgGTTGTTGTTGTGGTGTAGCTTACAATGTTGAATTTGCTTTAAGGCTCACGAGTATATTCAAGGGGAACCAAGGTGCTGTGAAGTTTTAACTCTTAGAAAAATAACCCTTGTTTGCATTGTGTGAttggttgaaaaaaaataggcaaaaccAAACCTTCATAATAAATGGGGCATGATGAACAAAGAAGTGGGAAGCTATGTGTACAATTGTTTAAAACTTACTAATTGATCTTTTTTGTCTTTCAAatgggatgtacttcttatgtatcatGAATTCcattacaagtcacaaaaatcaacatTTATTGCTTGCATTGGGTGATTgacttgaaaataaaaaagacaaacGAAATCTGCAACATAAGTAAGAcacaatgaacaaataagtAAGAGTTAcgtattactttttatataattttttaaaacttatctaTCAATCTTTTTTGGTCATCCAatgggatgtacttcttatctaccatgaatttgattataagtcacaaaaatcaatccTTATTGCTTGTATTGGGTggcttgaaaataaaaatagaaaaactcaAATTTGCAACATAAATGGGACATAATGAACAAATAAGTAGGGAGTTGCGtattactttttgtaaaattgcttaaaaattatcaattaatattttttgtcattcaATGGAtctacttcttatgtaccacgaatttgattacaagtcataaaaatcaacccttattgcttgTATTGGGTGATTgacttgaaaacaaaaattaggccaaaacCAAATCTGCAACATAAATGGggcacaaaaaataaataagtgggGGACTGCGTATTACTTACAATGGGATATACTTCTTATATaccacaaattttattataggttacaaaaataaatcattaattcTTGCATGGGGTGaatagtttgaaaaaaaaaaggctaaaTCATATCTGCAACATATATGGGACACAATGAACAAATAAGCGGGTAGTtgcatattactttttgtacaatttttcaaaactcatcaatttgtgttttttgtcattcaatgggatgtacttcttatgcaccacaaatttgattacaagtaaCAAAAATAAACCATTAATTCTTACATTGGTGAATAACTTGGAAAAAAAGGCCATATCAAATATGCAACATATGTGgggcacaatgaacaaataagtGGGTACATGCGTATtaactttttgtacaatttttaaaaacttatcaATCAATGTTTTTGGTCATCCAATGAGATGTATTTCTTATGTACCagaaatttgattacaagtcatAGCTCACCAAGGTAAATGTCAACTACAACAACACTAACGTTAGATCTGTTTTGGACTTCTTGTAGAAAAAGTGTTATTTGAGATAGATATAAATCATAGTCTTAAGCACTAATTTCCTCTACATGTTATCTTCATTGAGTAACCAATCACATATATATTTTCGTCTAATTTGTTGGAGatcttgcaaaaaaaaaatgagtatgTCATACCTACCTatctaaaaatctaaaaaattaacacaaccATATACACATTCAATAACAACCTCAATGGTGTGCATTCTCATACCTCGAAAACAATTTCAACCGCATCCTATtcataaaatcaatttcaattatttttcaatagaaACGAATTCATAAACCAAAGCATAACCtacaaagataaataataataataataataataataataataataataataataatcaaagaaaaggaaacatcaaagataaataataaaataaattataaatatacacTAGCAATATTCATAACCATCCAACTACTTGTGTTAATGACAACTTATATCACAACTTTgactacaattttttttgctTTGCATGTCCAAAAGCTTTCTAACTATAACAAGAACAACATTACAAAATATCAAACCATGAGGCGTGCACAAACTATAGAGCATTAACTACAAATCAAGAAATTAGAAATTGGTCAAGGTGGCCCTTGACACCTTCAATGAACTCTGTAATGTTTTGAACAACTCCAATTTCACTCAGCATTTTAAGGACAACCTGCAGAGTTAGAAATTGTACAAAAGGTATGATGAAGGATtcaccccaaccaaggatggaggcacatgcttaagaagactaagcatgtttagaaaggaagttcactaatccttcatccttttcatttgtgtttgttatttttgattccctaagttgacttagttgaatcaactttagttgacttgttgacctttgactaggtttgacttgttgactatagttgacttgacttaagccaacatgctaatctatgtttatttgctttgtaggttaattaggagtaagaaagcaatgataggtggcgcatggtgattggggagcataaatgatgtggaggagagagtaaagcaaaggcataaaacataaagtaaaaggcataaaacaagtgtacctatgtacctttggtctcttttgtttttagcacactttggccacattttggagacatatgagacacattctttgtctccttttgtgctagaacgaaattagccttgcacacaccataattagctcttttgtctctcttttttgtaaccttatttgacctagtttctagaagctagggttaggtttttgtagagacatccttaggtatcttttatttgcttagaggcccttaaactcttctatataaggggtgctcctagacatgtaaaagggttgaacattttgaagtaaaaacactcttgtgtctcaaccatttgtgagagtttcctccctagggagtgaatacttttaagccttatcttgcatagcaagtggcggcacacatccactcatcttcaaggtttccatggcttctagcctagccttgtagtggcgtgcttctcacattttttaccatttctttcctttccattttatgttttattcttcctttaattgttcttggttttctatggtttatgtgcttcccatttcctttttgttttggatcaatccatcatcttcttctcttgagctttgtgaaaggaaccttcacatctagatagcttgctatcttaatgtccagtggggatttcacttagctttcttaatcaactcacactatattcaataatcttaaaaaggaacaagataatccttcatcatttggtatctagagcctaggttatcttgaatatggtgtttttcatgtgctaaccttgtcttgttgtagctatctttgtatggttcaaatccacttccattgcacacaaaaacaatgctggcaaaaactgttcacgattttaaaagattaaactgcacttgctcagtgatccaaaaattacgttcttgatgtcaaaagaaagctctgttagtctagtttctaacaaaaaaagaaccaatgcatttggagttttttggagagagttatgattgaaatagtgagcaaaggtcagagctgccgagatcaccgcgaatcaacgtttttcaggttatgttgggcagttttggctactgtttttgttactcttcttactcctaaatgtggttggataacatgtctttggatgcttagtctttgagcctcaaatccatgagtttaaatgcatgataactacatgtttgtgtctttgtgtatgtcatgttgagtctttaaatgtgtctaacttttgcttgagtcatatgtcatatgcttctttgagttttcttattcttgtttctaagtatttgagctattgcgtgagatctatgccttttgttgtatcatgctccttgaaattgattttgacctaattttaaggaactaagtgttcaagacaccctaaaacatccttctcatcattttaagtacctagttttgaaaagaaaaagtgttttcaagaccaaaaacagtttggctgagagctaatgtgttgcttggtgaatccatttggccatttttactaggtattatgctaccaaattttatacttggattttgggtgatattgacaaattagttccatgttttaacttggttatgatctttcttggtgtatgcataatttgaggtataatcttggcttgttcaaatgctttccatagagtctttaaaagtgttttttcattgctttagtcttattcaagttttgtatttaaaacaaaatttccttagaagttaaactttcttgtttttgtgcttttcttgcttgtccctaggtgttctttgttgtgtcttagtagttttcttttcttgaaactcttgggatgttgtggccgaatcacttgtcttgcatttgaaaggttttgaacaagttttaaaaagtgtttgcttcactcctttggtggattttgagtgctagccttgccttgttactttgggagagtgatctaaacacttgggttataatttgggttggatttggtctcggttttcatgttgtctaacctttaatccatttattttgtctcagatttgagtgtttttgttgtaggaatcatggcaagttcatcaaatgcacctacaccaaacaaaaacaatacattgatgagattgcttcggcatttggagttgtctaggaaggaggcctttgaacaattaagaaaagacaaggagcaaagtgacctaagaatccaagagcacattcaaaggcttgaagctaaagagcaagaaagagaggctaggaaaagagggcattctaggcacaacccatcacaagagaagcaaactccaaagattcctaagttctatggaggaagtgatcccaaagtcttccttgattgggaagctaaagttgatcaaattttcaatgaaaatcatgtaaaggatcaaacacaagttgatctagtagttttaggatttttggagtatgccaatacttggtggcataaagtttgtaagaattatgaccaagggccacccgcggcttcttggatggacattaaaactcttatgcgcacTAGATTTGTTcttccctcctataggaaggaacttcttttgaagctccaaaggcttcaccaaggttctatgagtgtgagtgagtactttaaagaattagagtctcaaatgcgtagggttgaaataaaagagactaacaaagagaaaataagaagatttatgagtggtcttaggagagacatacaagaccaagtagagttgtatgagtactccactcttgaaaatgttttcacacttgcccttgggattgaaattcaattgaaaagaaaaagaagggcaaggaagagttactcacccaaccactactttagtcactcatggaagggaaaggataaaaagaaacatgataagttcccttctaactctcatcaagaaccaccaagtaaaagtaagtcaccaagtgatcacattcaccattctacttctcaaagatcaagttccattaaatgttttaaatgtttgggttataatcacattgctttaaattgcccaaccaaaaggaccatgatcttaaagaagagtaatgatgttgaaagtgaacactcatctccccattctctttcaaaagaatcttcttcctctagtaaaactaaaatttttgagaaagaccctatgttattaaggcacatgataggtcaagatcaaagtgagcttgagccaactcaaagagaaaacatttttcaatctagatgcaaaattaacaaatgggtttgctctctaattattgatggaggaagtagtaccaatgtagctagcacaaggttggtggaaaagcttagcttagagaccattcctcatgctaagccctacaagcttgcttggataagtaaagagggagaaatagatgtcaataaacaagtcctaattaacttctctatagaaagctacaaagatgaggtgctatgtgatgttgttcccatggaagtcacacatatcttactaggtaggccatgacaatttgataaacaaactttacatgatggccataccaaccaatacattttcttcaaaaatgggaaaaagacaactttactacctttatcacctcaagaagttaataaggatagaaatataataagaaaagataaagaagaaaaagaaaaggggcaagctttcaccaaggtgttacttgcctacaaaaaaattcttctaaagcaagatgtgcatcacccttccttctcttcccaagccaaaaaggaaggcccaaaacataagcaagagaggaagaatagtttagaaaataaagatggcctaaccaaagttaggggtaatacccttagaaaggatggaacaagaactcataaaagggaggcgcaaatcctcccccaaatcaagtcaagctccatctacaaaggcttaaagaatttgtggtcaaattctctccaaggaggggaggatgatgaaggattcaccccaaccaaggatggaggcacatgcttaagaagactaagcatgtttagaaaggaagttcactaatccttcatccctttcatttgtgtttgttatttttgattccctaagttgacttagttgaatcaactttagttgacttgttgacctttgactaggtttgacttgttgactatagttgacttgacttaaccaacatgctaatctatgtttatttgctttgttaattaggagtaagaaagcaatgataggtggcgcatggtgattggggagcataaatgatgtgaaggagagagtaaagtaaaggcataaagcataaagtaaaaggcataaaataagtgtacctatgtacctttggtctcctttgtttttagcacactttggccacattttggagacatatgagacacattctttgtctccttttgtgctagaacgaaattagccttgcacacaccatagttagctcttttgtctctcttttttgtaaccttatttgacctagtttctagaagctagggttaggtttttgtagagacatccttaggtatcttttatttgcttagaggcccctaaactcttctatataaggggtgctcctagacatgtaaaagggttgaacattttgaagtaaaaacactcttgtgtctcaaccatttgtgagagtttcctccctagggagtgaatacttttaagccttatcttgcatagcaagtggcggcacacatccactcatcttcaaggtttccatggcttctagcctagtcttgtagtggcgtgcttctcacattttttaccatttctttcctttccattttatgttttattcttcctttaattgttcttggttttctatggtttatgtgcttcccatttcctttttgttttgaatcaatccattatcttcttctcttgagctttgtgaaaggaaccttcacatctagatagcttgctatcttaatgtccagtggggatttcacttagctttcttaatcaactcacaccatattcaataatcttaaaaaggaacaagataatccttcatcaaggtAATACGAAACTTCTCACTTATTTGTTCATCGCGCCCACTTATTGTGTAAATTTGGTTTtgcctattttttattttcagccAGTCACACAAAGCAAACAAGGGTTGTTTTTCTAGAAGTTAAAACTTCACACCACCTTGGGTCCCTTGAATATCTTTGTCGACAGATACTCGTGAGTCCCAAAGAAAATTCAACATTGTAAACTACACCACAACAATAACCAAATAAGAAAAATCACGTTTGATAGACTAAAGGGAAAAGAGAGCTATccataaactttttttattttattctagatCTGAGGTGCTTTTTACAGAGATTCAAAAGGGGTGAAGAAAAACACCATTCTGGAAACAAACCATGCTTGGATTATGGTTTATGTGTGCCATTAAGCAAAAGGAAACTCACAATCTACCGTCGACGTGATAGACGGTAACGAAACCCCCTGCTCTTCACTTCCCTCAAACTCGATGGGTTCTTGCATACCTCTTGTCTCTGTGATCTCTCTATGAAACACAGTGGCTAAAAACTTTGCCTTTTCAGTTTTGCCTCCAAGAATTGTCGCACATGCAAacgttttaaaacatttttaattaataaattaaaaaaacataattgttGTGCGTAGTCAACCAtgtaaaaatgagttaaaaaatgtccaaatattattttcggtttcaatttattattattttggcaAAGTTGAATGAATATTCTGTTTTCAGtgtcacaagaaaaaaaaatcaattcaatgTACTCGGATATAACGTCCCACTTattatttcagtttttatttatttatcaacaacGCATTATACTAAACTCATTTTACGTGGTGTACCACAAGCCAACCTACTTATGgtgttattttattgaaaaatctaCATGCCTCGCATCTAATAAACCTAATGATATTGTACTAACGCTTTTTGGTATTATTCTACCAAACATATCAAATTGcatcacattttttaaaataaaaacttcattgaaataaataaaagattaacgAGACCAATTTAAGATTCTTGTACGA carries:
- the LOC114176507 gene encoding uncharacterized protein LOC114176507; this encodes MTTMAPTEPEKQISLKLMVNKERNKVVFAEAGKDFVDVLFSFFTLPLGTIVRLVREESNMLPIEVGSLTSLYQSAENLDKEFLCTDSCKQIILRPKNSLERYCMNLKLKIDDTEPAEYFVCNNLLSCRFHDPVLISMFKNRRCRCGKMLDKPISPSTSYDGFVKDSATFIITDDLTVEPNSLNAFFDMFKNCGIESMSSVNEMMVTITKTQVMDLLKSCLISTATLTSLFLEKPYIEKCRKVEFPPFDVNVEGGMKINVTIMQRKSNGKIVFAQGK